One window of the Capnocytophaga haemolytica genome contains the following:
- a CDS encoding BT_3987 domain-containing protein → MKTKYIITTAVCAFLLGCDKDKFELSQPENSTKIPEQAGLYYKENPQQDIITLSKDGTYTFVAKTPNAKDAGTATLDQGSFKTMLENFNTFKGVKDYQLLPEANYSFSGASYAKDATQAEVTLTIKGYATLDYGDYLLPLKVQMAGNDLYRMIVLHKDAEYSPLTETSKKPMPPGTYACPDRKEPMKMVAYVETNDWDIRNMGQFILKESKKPVFDIVVLFAANMNYDLKAGRRVLSFNDKLQPILNDPDKYIKPLRDRGIKVIVDILPNHQGVGYFNFQNYEEALDFARQCKEYTNRLGIDGWDIDEEYADYHKLSSKPSVGNQSVFWFMRAMKEVMSDKLLTLYDYAFNISADEKDETGKGAADYLDYSWANYGTPGPSSMGVPKSRYGQYSVEANYGTNYSDYYAQENLDNCYGLFMFFNINGAEIKNGGTARNLSAVTKLFYGEECEFVGKYHEGYRK, encoded by the coding sequence ATGAAAACAAAATATATTATTACAACCGCAGTATGTGCCTTCTTATTAGGATGTGATAAGGATAAATTTGAACTATCGCAACCAGAGAACAGCACAAAGATTCCTGAACAAGCAGGGCTGTACTATAAAGAAAACCCTCAACAGGATATCATAACCCTTAGCAAAGATGGTACCTATACCTTCGTGGCTAAGACCCCTAATGCCAAAGATGCAGGTACAGCTACTTTAGACCAAGGAAGTTTCAAAACAATGCTTGAGAATTTTAATACCTTCAAAGGGGTGAAAGATTATCAACTGTTGCCTGAAGCTAATTACAGCTTCAGCGGGGCTTCCTATGCAAAGGATGCTACCCAAGCTGAGGTAACACTCACCATCAAAGGCTATGCTACACTTGACTATGGCGATTATCTATTGCCACTCAAAGTGCAAATGGCAGGCAACGATCTGTACCGAATGATAGTGCTTCACAAAGATGCCGAATATAGTCCGCTTACTGAGACATCAAAGAAGCCAATGCCTCCTGGAACCTATGCTTGTCCTGACCGCAAAGAGCCTATGAAGATGGTAGCTTATGTAGAAACAAATGACTGGGACATTCGCAATATGGGGCAGTTTATTCTAAAAGAAAGTAAAAAGCCTGTATTTGATATTGTAGTGCTTTTCGCTGCCAATATGAACTACGACTTGAAAGCGGGTAGGCGTGTGCTTTCCTTCAATGACAAGCTACAGCCTATCTTAAATGACCCAGACAAGTACATCAAACCGCTCAGAGATAGGGGCATTAAAGTGATTGTAGATATCTTACCAAACCACCAAGGTGTGGGGTATTTCAACTTTCAGAACTATGAAGAAGCTCTTGACTTTGCGCGCCAATGCAAAGAGTATACCAACCGCTTAGGCATTGATGGATGGGACATTGATGAGGAGTATGCCGATTATCATAAACTATCAAGCAAACCTTCTGTGGGCAACCAATCCGTATTTTGGTTTATGCGTGCAATGAAAGAAGTGATGTCTGATAAATTGCTTACCCTATATGATTACGCATTTAATATATCGGCAGATGAAAAAGATGAGACAGGCAAAGGAGCTGCTGACTATTTAGATTATAGCTGGGCAAACTATGGTACTCCAGGACCTTCTTCTATGGGAGTGCCTAAATCCCGCTATGGACAATACTCTGTAGAAGCAAATTACGGAACTAACTATTCTGATTATTATGCACAAGAGAATTTAGACAATTGCTATGGTCTGTTTATGTTCTTCAATATCAATGGTGCAGAAATAAAGAATGGGGGTACCGCACGAAACCTCAGTGCTGTAACCAAACTTTTCTATGGTGAAGAATGTGAGTTTGTAGG